One window of Oncorhynchus masou masou isolate Uvic2021 chromosome 33, UVic_Omas_1.1, whole genome shotgun sequence genomic DNA carries:
- the lmbr1l gene encoding limb region 1 homolog-like protein isoform X1 has protein sequence MEVDDVSVREQLFHNRVRETFICVLLFTCLYILSYLILTHFKKNADYVTDDIEDATANKIALWLCTFTLSVAVCAVLLLPISILSNEVLLIFPHSYYMQWLNGSLIHGLWNLVFLFSNLSLVFLMPFAYFFTESEGFVGCKKGVMARVYETAVVLLLLTLLVLGMVWVFVALLNNHSARESLYDMWEYYLPYLYSAISLCGVLLLLLCTPFGLSRMFSVTGSLLVKPRLLENVEVEMNCAAFEEASLSRTLNRGSTACWVSVNVEPLRTQYLGVQAKRIALGIASLLTGRLTALSTVVLVLIILSPPEMRRRASPWQRNLFYPLAMLLLLALTVACVLMVCFHVLELLFDETAMPSGMGDPRLGTASFSMFGSLGAAVQVVLILYLMVSSVVGFYSSPLFTSLLPRSQDTNLTQIIGNCVSLLVLSSALPVFSRTLGITRFDLLGDFGRYNWLGNFHIVFLYNILFAGLTSACLINTLTWAVQGELIRAFGLHKLPLTVSRTTIPLKLLLANGLSKIQ, from the exons ATGACATTGAAGATGCGACCGCCAACAAAATTGC GCTGTGGCTGTGTACGTTTACCCTCTCTGTGGCAGTGTGCGCTGTGCTGCTCCTCCCAATCTCCATCCTGTCCAATGAGGTGCTGCTCATCTTCCCTCACAGCTACTACATGCAGTGGCTCAACGGATCGCTCATTCACG gATTATGGAACCTAGTGTTCCTGTTCTCCAACCTGTCCCTGGTCTTCCTCATGCCCTTCGCCTACTTCTTCACTGAGTCAGAGGGCTTCGTGGGCTGTAAGAAGGGGGTGATGGCGCGGGTGTATGAGACGGcggtggtgctgctgctgctcactCTGCTGGTGCTGGGCATGGTGTGGGTGTTTGTGGCTCTGCTAAACAACCACAGCGCCAGGGAGAGCCTCTACG ACATGTGGGAGTACTATCTCCCCTACCTCTACTCTgccatctctctgtgtggagtgctgctgctgctat TGTGCACTCCCTTCGGGCTGTCCCGCATGTTCAGTGTCACCGGGAGCCTACTGGTCAAACCACGG CTGTTGGAGaatgtggaggtggagatgaaCTGTGCTGCGTTCGAGGAGGCTTCTCTCTCCAGGACACTCAACA GGGGTAGCACGGCATGCTGGGTCAGTGTGAACGTGGAGCCTTTGAGGACGCAGTACCTCGGCGTCCAGGCCAAACGAATCGCCCTCG GAATAGCTTCACTGCTCACCGGGAGACTGACAGCGTTGTCTACAGTGGTCCTTGTCCtcatcattctctctcccccagagATGCGGAGGAGAGCGTCTCCATGGCAGCGGAACCTGTTCTACCctctggccatgctgctgctcctaGCTCTGACGGTGGCCTGCGTGTTGATGGTTTGTTTCCATGTTCTGGAGCTCCTGTTCGACGAGACGGCCATGCCCAGTGGAATGGGG GACCCTCGCCTGGGGACGGCTTCCTTCTCCATGTTTGGGTCCCTGGGAGCAGCAGTGCAGGTGGTCCTCATCCTGTACCTGATGGTGTCGTCTGTGGTGGGCTTCTAcagctctcctctcttcacctccctgCTGCCCCGCTCTCAGGACACCAACCTCACACAGATCATTGGGAACTGTGTCTCTCTTCTGGTCCTCAGCTCAGCACTGCCGGTCTTCTCTCGCACTCTGG GGATCACACGGTTTGACCTCCTGGGAGACTTTGGGAGATATAACTGGCTGGGGAACTTCCACATAGTGTTCTTGTACAACATTCTGTTTGCCGGCCTCACCTCTGCCTGCCTCATCAACACTCTCACCTGGGCTGTGCAGGGAGAACTCATACGTGCCTTCG GTCTCCACAAACTTCCTCTGACAGTGTCCCGCACAACCATCCCCCTCAAGCTCCTCCTGGCAAATGGCCTGTCAAAGATCCAGTGA
- the lmbr1l gene encoding limb region 1 homolog-like protein isoform X2 has product MEVDDVSVREQLFHNRVRETFICVLLFTCLYILSYLILTHFKKNADYVTDDIEDATANKIALWLCTFTLSVAVCAVLLLPISILSNEVLLIFPHSYYMQWLNGSLIHGLWNLVFLFSNLSLVFLMPFAYFFTESEGFVGCKKGVMARVYETAVVLLLLTLLVLGMVWVFVALLNNHSARESLYDMWEYYLPYLYSAISLCGVLLLLLCTPFGLSRMFSVTGSLLVKPRLLENVEVEMNCAAFEEASLSRTLNRGSTACWVSVNVEPLRTQYLGVQAKRIALEMRRRASPWQRNLFYPLAMLLLLALTVACVLMVCFHVLELLFDETAMPSGMGDPRLGTASFSMFGSLGAAVQVVLILYLMVSSVVGFYSSPLFTSLLPRSQDTNLTQIIGNCVSLLVLSSALPVFSRTLGITRFDLLGDFGRYNWLGNFHIVFLYNILFAGLTSACLINTLTWAVQGELIRAFGLHKLPLTVSRTTIPLKLLLANGLSKIQ; this is encoded by the exons ATGACATTGAAGATGCGACCGCCAACAAAATTGC GCTGTGGCTGTGTACGTTTACCCTCTCTGTGGCAGTGTGCGCTGTGCTGCTCCTCCCAATCTCCATCCTGTCCAATGAGGTGCTGCTCATCTTCCCTCACAGCTACTACATGCAGTGGCTCAACGGATCGCTCATTCACG gATTATGGAACCTAGTGTTCCTGTTCTCCAACCTGTCCCTGGTCTTCCTCATGCCCTTCGCCTACTTCTTCACTGAGTCAGAGGGCTTCGTGGGCTGTAAGAAGGGGGTGATGGCGCGGGTGTATGAGACGGcggtggtgctgctgctgctcactCTGCTGGTGCTGGGCATGGTGTGGGTGTTTGTGGCTCTGCTAAACAACCACAGCGCCAGGGAGAGCCTCTACG ACATGTGGGAGTACTATCTCCCCTACCTCTACTCTgccatctctctgtgtggagtgctgctgctgctat TGTGCACTCCCTTCGGGCTGTCCCGCATGTTCAGTGTCACCGGGAGCCTACTGGTCAAACCACGG CTGTTGGAGaatgtggaggtggagatgaaCTGTGCTGCGTTCGAGGAGGCTTCTCTCTCCAGGACACTCAACA GGGGTAGCACGGCATGCTGGGTCAGTGTGAACGTGGAGCCTTTGAGGACGCAGTACCTCGGCGTCCAGGCCAAACGAATCGCCCTCG agATGCGGAGGAGAGCGTCTCCATGGCAGCGGAACCTGTTCTACCctctggccatgctgctgctcctaGCTCTGACGGTGGCCTGCGTGTTGATGGTTTGTTTCCATGTTCTGGAGCTCCTGTTCGACGAGACGGCCATGCCCAGTGGAATGGGG GACCCTCGCCTGGGGACGGCTTCCTTCTCCATGTTTGGGTCCCTGGGAGCAGCAGTGCAGGTGGTCCTCATCCTGTACCTGATGGTGTCGTCTGTGGTGGGCTTCTAcagctctcctctcttcacctccctgCTGCCCCGCTCTCAGGACACCAACCTCACACAGATCATTGGGAACTGTGTCTCTCTTCTGGTCCTCAGCTCAGCACTGCCGGTCTTCTCTCGCACTCTGG GGATCACACGGTTTGACCTCCTGGGAGACTTTGGGAGATATAACTGGCTGGGGAACTTCCACATAGTGTTCTTGTACAACATTCTGTTTGCCGGCCTCACCTCTGCCTGCCTCATCAACACTCTCACCTGGGCTGTGCAGGGAGAACTCATACGTGCCTTCG GTCTCCACAAACTTCCTCTGACAGTGTCCCGCACAACCATCCCCCTCAAGCTCCTCCTGGCAAATGGCCTGTCAAAGATCCAGTGA